In the genome of Arachis stenosperma cultivar V10309 chromosome 2, arast.V10309.gnm1.PFL2, whole genome shotgun sequence, the window attcaCTAATTACTCAGAATTTACATCTTGGATCCACGTGCACTTCACGGGGAACTTGTCAATAGTCTGCAGGAGGTAACCCATCGAGTAGCTCCTCGAACCAAGTCCAGGCAGGTCGGCTGCCCTCAATATAGGTCTCGAAGTCTGTCAGACATCTACTGACATAGTCACTGTCAATGGGAAAGCCTAGTTTGTATGCCATGTCTTGTAATGTGATGGTGCACTCCTTGAATGAGATATGAAAAGTGTGCATCTCCGGACTCCTCTCTCTATAAAAGCGCTAACTAACGGCTCGTCCAGTCTAAACCAATAGTCATTGAGTCTCGCAAGGTGGTATAATCTGGCAATCTGCAAGTATGGTCTGATCCGGTCGTCTAGGGGCATATCATACTGCTTTCTCGTGCTAAAATACATCGGGTCGGCTGcataacattaaaaaaatttactaagaACCATAAAAAACCTTACATAATTAGCAAATAACtacattaaaataattttaaattattcatgccctattgtaaaaaattaaacaatagCCTAAATCTTAATCTTAAATTATATTAAGCACTTCTTAACAAAAGTGATGACAATGTTATCCTAAAAtattaggtttaattactttgttggtccctatagtttcaccaaatttttaattaggtctctatacttttttttttctttcaattaggTCCTTACACTgctttaattttgtaattaagtccttcctagtgtaaaaaatattagagttaactgaatatttctttgcaaattaaaagtatttataattaaaaacttaattaaatctTTGACCGCatgtattttgataaaaatattatgttaattttaatatttttaacataaaaaggatgtaattacaaaattaaaagcagTGTAGGGATccaattgaaagaaaaaaaaagtatacgaacctaattaaaaatttagtaaaaccATAGGGActaacagagtaattaaaccaaaATATTAAGGTCCAATTATAACATACATGCAAAATTGAATTAGTTTTCACCATCATACTATTCTAACCTTATTAATAGAAATCAAATTCCCACTAAATCAATGTTCAGATAAATCTAAATCACTACTACCACTAGTATTTCTAATTTagaaaatttaacaaaattgcTAATCACTGCTCGAACTAATATTTATCATTAAATACTAGTAACTAAATATTGCTAATATTTTTAATCtaatttgaagaaaaaaaatttcatttactCACATCTTCAGTGATACTATCAGTAATATGGACAACTTCGTCCAATCAGTAAATACGATCCTGGTTGTCCTCCATCTCTGAGTTTTGAACTTTTGCTCTCAAATTTCTCTCTCACATGGAGTTTTTAGGGAGGAGGGAATTCTGATTGTAAATCGCATCAACTGAATtcgaatttttatataaagtatACCAACACTAAATCGAATTAATTGGATTCGATTTACATTGGACCCCTGCACTCCACTAAATCGAAGTTATTAAATTTGATTCGAATTAATTGGATTCGATTTACGACCCCTGCGCTCCACTAAATCGAAgttattaaatttgatttaccATGGACGTAAACTCTACTAAATCAAAATCAATGAATTTGATTTACCATGTGCCATAACCTCGTGTAATTCAAATTGAATTGTTTGGATTTACCATAGTCTGCATGGTTGAAAAGCCATTCATGTAGCAAATCAAATCATGCTGTATCTATTTATATTACTCCTACATGCTATGTCGAATTCAATTGATTCAATTTATATTGAAAAAGtgttaatcaaatttaatttattcaatttataTAGAGAGTTAAACAAAATACGCGTGTAATTAAATTCCTAATTTTTACGTGATATAATTTGGTTTTATATTTACACAAAAGACATAGACTTGAATTCAATAATTTCAAATTTAGCTTCTTAATGAATATTTTGAatctaattatataaaatattaaatattattttttaaatattttattattgttgatgatttaataataatatttataattaattagttatcggtaaaacaaaaataaaaaagtaatgataagaagaaagaaatacacattaataaattgaataaaaaagttgataaatataatttttataaagttaGAAGTAGGATAATTagatttttcatttaaaaaaaaattagactcGCTATTTAGTCTTTCCCATCATTTCTCATCATTATGTAGTGCTAATATAAACACACTTAAATGTCATTTTAATACTGTAGCAACTACTTGATGTTGACATATTTAAATTATGATGAATACGGTATCAGAAAATAGTTTATTAAgcttaattaaattaaaattgacaGAAGCTAATTAAGACAAATAAACCAATTTTGGATATCTTATTGACCAGAATTAAAAATGCTCATGTAACCTTTAACTCAGGATTACACTAAAATGTAAGATGGAAGTTTAGGCAAAGACTAGTAGGAATTGTGTTTTTAAAAGTGGGAGATTTAGTTgattctttaaaaaaatcagAGACTAAATTCACTCATCAAACAAATTTGAATGACTAAAATGGACTTTATCTCTGCAGGGATCTATATTATTGATATATTTGATTTGTTGCACTCAACTAATAGCCATCGGAGAATGGATTTAGAATTGGGCATTACCAAGATTGCCCCTGGGAGTGTTGATGCTGCTGGCATTAAGATTGCCCGAGCGAAATCAGATGCCGAGGTCGCACCTGGTAAAGATGTGGATCCTAGGATTGCCCGTGCTAAATCAGATACCAACATTTCCTATTCTGAGAATGTGAATGGCACAGAGATTGTGTCAGGGGAATCAGATATTCATGATTCAGAAATTCAACCGGCTCCTGAGATTTCCCAAGAGGACTTGAATGTTCCGATTACTCCTGATTCTCCACGGTTAATTGTTGAGCTGCCAAATTTGGAAGTAGCAATTGAATGTGCATCTCGCTGGTCCAAGATCCAAAAGGTTCCCATCTTTTTGCATCAAAATCTCAACTTTGATAGGTACTGTTCACCCAAGATGATATCATTTGGTCCCATCCATCACCATCGGCAGAATGAGGATCCCCAGCTGGGCCTTGGACAACGATTCAAATACCATTGGGCATTCCATTATATTGAGCAAGTAGCCAAAGAAAAAGGTATGCAACATGAAGAGGCAAAATTGTTTCTGTACAAAATTGTAAAAGGACACCTTCCGAAATTGAGGAAACAGTTCAGGAAGGACGTGGTTGAAATGTACATCGATGAGGAACTAGAGAAGATGTTGTTTGTGGATGGATGTGCTTTACTCTATTTCATGGACACCGCTAATGATAAGAAACCAGAACTCTTGATGCTAAAGCTTGACCAGTTGATGTATATATGGAGAGATATTATCTTGTTGGAAAACCAACTTCCAATGGAGTTGTTGGAGTTACTAACGGATGATTGTGCACTCCAGTTGGGTGACTCACTCTTCAATTTTCTATTGGTGGGCCAAccaaagaagagagaagagttATCCTCCCTTCCCAAACATGATCACCAAGAATCAAATCATCTACTGGACTATATTCGCTCATATTACTCTTGTACAGGAAAATCCCAACTTGATGTTTCACCTGGCAAAAAGGTATTTTGGCCATCACTCCTTGATACGCTTGTTCCATCAAAATTAAGAAAGGCATTTCGATCTCTCCGAGAAGCACATTCTTGGCATACATATAAGAACATAGGGGATCTTAGAAAAGCGGGTATTGGAGTGAAAACAAGCAAAGCTGAATGGAAATGGGATAACATTTCCTTCACCTCCAACTGGTTTAGCGGACAATTGATGCTTCCGGGGATTGTAGTTGATGATATAGCACTTTATCTCTTTCGCAACTTGATTGCATATGAACTGTGTCCGGACTTCTCTAGCAACTTTGAATTCTGCTCGTACTTTATCCTGATGGATTCCTTGATTGATGATGCCGAGGATGTGAAAGAGCTCAGAGCAGCAGGTGTCCTCCAAAACTTGCTTGGAAGTGATGAAGAAGTGGCCAGACTCTTCAATGAACTAGGCCATATATTGCCAACCCAACTCTTCGACGCCTATAAATATGACAATAGATATGTTGAAGTCAAGCGTCAAATCGATGAGCATTACAGAAATACATGGAAAACTTGCGTGGCTCAATTACGCAGCACTTACTTCAATATCCCATGGTCTTACATTACCTTTTTTGCTGCTGTGTTTGCATTGGTTCTTACTTATCTCCAAACATGGTATACTATACATCCTGTGAAGTGAAATTCATATTAGTCTGATCAAGTATGTAGTTACTAAATATTAAGGTCAAACTATAAAGTGAGATCCTCACCACAATAAGTAAGGTTTGCACCCAATATTgtggaagaaaaaaattttttgttgtcATGTAAGgttttctttgtcttttttgTTTTGCGTGGTATGTTGTAATGTTGTTGGTCGAATATTTTCGACCGACCGAATCGACCGGATGGTTGAGTCGAGGAGAGGGGAATCGATGACAAGGGCTTCAATTCATTTGAAGTTGTCGAAGGATGAAATCAACAGATTCAAAGTATCAAGATCAAAGACAGGTTGTATGGAAGTAGCAGTTACTCGACTTTGCATTTAGCAGGAACCGTAATCTTGCATTTGTTTAAAGGGGAGATCTGGCACTATGGGATTAGTCGAATTGTTCTATAAATAGACAAGGCTTGGAAGGAACGAAGGTTGGAATTCTACTTCAGAAAACACTCTCTTACTCTCATATTCCCAGTGACTTTCTGAGTTTGCTTAGAGCTTCATTTTCTGTAGGGTTTCTTCCATGTTTTTGCATTTCCTTTAGATTTCTTGTAAATTTACCTTTCCTTGcaagtttatttttcttttgcaaaaaagctttcctttcttttcttttttaatgttttttttattgtatttgaaTTTAAAGTTCTTTGATCATGTTGAAGGCATTTTATTgcttattttaaatttaaagtcATTTATTTTGCTTTCTGCATTTTTTTTCATTCCAAATCCTTTAATTTTACCTTTCATGTCAagttttttctatctttatttgtTCAAAAAATGAAATCTTTGGTGCACAATTGAAAATTGACACTCATAAAGAGGAGTAGATTTCGCTCCCAACTATTAGATATCGAACCAACCACGATTTTGCTAAAAATTGGCATAACAAATTGGCATGCCCAGTGAAACAGTTTATAAAGTGTGTCGAAAATCTTTTGCTATTCTTAAACAAATGATTTAGTTTATGCAACTTCAAAATAGCAAAGTTATTAATATAGCCGATGAAGTTTTAAATAGCAATGTTGGGTCATCTGTGATGTCCCCATAATAGTTGCACAAACTTCTGCAGAATTAACGTCGCATACATCAGGTGGGATCGACATCGAGAATTCGGCTAGGCAAGTTGAACAAATTGCTTGGATTGTCGATTATGATCAAGGTGATCGTTAAAATGTAAAGGTAAAACCTGAAGATTTAGGGAATAATCCTAGAGATATAAATGATGTGAATCTCGATGGGAATATCCCTCATATAGTTTGACGCAACCAGAATGCCGATAATGTGTTGGCTATGATGCGCGATAATCAACGAGGTAACTAGGAACGTCGAAGACGTTCTTAATAGGGTCGGTATCAATGTAAATTTTATGAATCGACCATATTTTGTTTCTGCATTTCCTACTGTTGTACATATGGTAGAGGTGCCAAGGGGTGTGAAGAAtcctaaaaaaataacaaaattcgCATGTTACTCGATACATGGTTGAGTTAGGAAATTTAGCAAATgatgaaatttaaaaataaaattttgtccTTCTTCTTTTTGGGCATAAACACGACTGGCTTTACATCTCATGAGTTTGATTCAGCCTTAGGGGATTTCAAAGAAAATGTTTGACCAGTGTATCCTGGTGCAGGCGAAGGAATATTGGAATTTTTTATGCAtcagaaattaaaagatcaagatgTATCCTTATGTCCTCAATGCAATGTTGTGTTTGATGTTGAAGCTGCGTCTATTTTTGAGGCGGAAAGAATGAAAAAAGAATTGGCTAATAAAGAAGAGCAGGTTTTTCAGAGACATCCGTCTCGATGCCAGGAGGGGCAAAGTTCTTGAACTCCTTAAGATAAATTTTCACCTTCCTTTGCTCTTTCGCAAGCATTGGGAGTCCGGTGGATTAAGAACTGCCATGAGTTCTGTGATCGAGAAGTACAACAGTATCGACAGAGCCAATATCAAAGGAGCAACACTCTCTGTTCATACCAAAGTGGTTTTCCCATCCAACGGAGAGACTTATCCCAAGGAAATACCCTCTCCGATGAAGATTGGGAAAGGAAAAACTGTTGAGGTTGCTCCCGACAAATCTATTAGAAAGGAGGCTGATTTCGATAAAGAGTATTTCGATGAGGTGACGAGGAAATGGTAAGCACAATCTCTATTATTCCTACAGAGTATTTGGGGGAATACGAAGGAAATCCAAGTGAGGATTATGATCTTGAATATgaggaagcttttgctttcatTAGCGAAGATAAGGAGTTGGGTTGTTTTAAAAGGCCCATAGAAAAGCAAAGGTCACACCTTCAACCACTACATATTAACACCCTCATGAGTGGCATATGTGTCAGTAAGGTGTTGGTCGACCGGGGGGCAGCAATTAGTTTGTTGCCAGAAAGGATGATAACCAAGGTGAGGAAGCATTATGATGATTCCCATTAACATCTCGGTAACAAACTACAGTGGTGTGTCGACACCTGCAAAAGATTTGGTGACTCTCCAAGTGTAGGTTGGTTCTTCATCTCGAACCACTATTTTTGTGGTGGTTTCTTCAAAGGCTAGTTATAATGCTTTACTTTGCTCTGATTGGACCTATGGTGTTGGATTTCTACCTTCGACTATTCACCAAAGCATTCTTCTTTGGACTGATAAAGGAAAATCTAAAGTGATAAATGCAGATGCAAGTCTTTATGTTGAGCATATGCATGTCAATTTCAAAGTTTATAATGATAAATTGAAATCTCTTAATGTCGACAGGATGCTTAATTACTACAACTGTGAAGGCTGTTTTTTAACTTCAGAGGGACTTAATGTGAAGTTTCGACACCCAAAACTCGACTATACTCCTACAAGGTGGGAGTAATTATTTTCATACTAGGTAGTTCAATCATGTTTTGACATGGTTAATGATCAGGATGTGTCGAGCtatttattttcatataaaaaaatatataagtaGTTTTGATTCTACaacttgtttttctttttctagttATGATTCTTCTGATGAAGTGGAGTCAAATAGAGATTTTAATTCAGCAATTTCAATTTCTAGCACAGTTTTGATTCCCAAAATTGAATCTGATAATAATTTATGTTCTGTAGCATGTATTTTCATTCCTAGGTCTAGTGTTATTAGCCAACCTTGTGTCGATGTATCCTTAGATTCTTGCTTTGTAAGTGACTCGATAGCCGGTTTGGCTATTGATATCAATAAAGTTTGTTTTTCTTCACAATCAGTTGATCTTTCTTTCGATTGTGTTTACGATCTGGAGTCATTGGGTTTTGAAAAAACTTCACTTAATGATGATCATATTGAAAAGGGATTCGAGTCCCAAGATCCTATTGAAGAAATTAATTTAGAACTCAATGGTGATTAAGACCTACTTATATTTGCAAAAATATTAGTGAAGAATTTCAAGCGAGTCTAATTAATCTTTTGATTGAGTACAAAGATTGCTTTACTTGGGATTATGATGAAATGTCTGTTCTCGATCTTTTTTAGTGGAACATCTATTGCCATTGAAGCCGTTTTCTTGACCAGTAAAACATGCACCTCGACGTTTGGCTCCTGAAATCAAtctcaaaattaaaaaagagattGAACGATTAATCAAAGCAAAGTTTATTCGAACAGCCCGTTATGTAGACTGGGTGTTGAATATTTATTTTGCcaataatgaaaaaagaatggaaattgCGTGTTTGTATCGATTTTCGAGATTTGAATAATGCTACTCCTAAAGATGAATATTTCATGCATGTGGTAGATATGTTGATCAATTCCACAATTGGTAACAAAGTTCTAAGTTTCATGGATAGTTATTTTGGGtataatcaaatttttataGACGAGGACGACGTATCAAAGACAAATTTTCGATGTCCAGATGCCTTAGGAACTTACGAGTGGGTAATGATTCTTTTTGGTTTAAAGAATGCTAGGACAACATACCAATGTGCTATAAATACTATTTTTCATGAATATATTGAAAAATTTATGAAAGTATATATCGATGATGTGATGGTGAAATCGAGTTTGATAGATCAACATTTTGATTATTTATGTCAGGTTTTTAAGACAATACGTTAAAAAAAGTTTAAAGATGAATCATTTAAAATATGTACTTGGAGTTTTTacagaaattttttaaaatttgttgttaaaaaaaaagaaattactATTGATCAcaataaaactaaattttaaaattaccaTCACcgacattaaaaaaaaaaaagttcaatcatttttaaaaagaattaatttctTACGACAATTTATTTCGAATTTGTCTAGTCGAATTCGCGTATTTTCTCCTTTGATCAAACTCAAAGATGAGTCCTAAATCTTAATATGTGTACGTGGACAAGTGAACATCAAGTAGCATTCAATTtcatcaaaaaaatatttctcgAAGGCGCCAGTAATGACTACAGTCCGTCCTTTCGAATCTTTGAAAATAGATACATCACCTGGCCTCTCTAACAAACTTAATCAGTTTATCTTAGTATGGATAAGCATCAAAATTTAGTTTGTATGTGACAATGTAATGGGTTAAACTAACtgtaaagttaattatttttactgaaataataatatttaattagtCGCATACTagtataaatttatttatgtttttagtGCATAcacattaaattttaaatataagaAGGGGTAAAATTTATACAAGTGTGATAATTGTTACGATAAGAAGGCCTAGGTGGATGACCATTTCCCCACAAGGCTCAAAGTTTTGGAGAAGAATCTTATTTAATGTAGTTTGACAAACTACCATCACAAAAGCTTATAAATAGAGGCTTTTGCCTCAGAGAAACATACACAGCAATAAAAAGAAAGCTTatatactctctctctctctcttcttacGAATACTTCTCTCTTTTATGTTACAATCAAATACCCTTCTTCTTATATTACTATtacaattctttctcttcttttattttataagtattttaaattctattttctattattctttacatataatattaatagcaatattaactatctttattatattgagatagtatcaaatgcaaatctatctctctttatttttaatactttttcttatctttgtatatatatacacaatacaacatataatattattatatatatatatataataattattgagctaattatattaataataaagtcttctatttatacatctctattttatatctcttatttattttacaacacgttatcagcacgagactctgatcaaatttttaggaagactcaggtaatattttcattatgtcgaagctctctcatcttgaattcaatgctcttgatatatctggaaacaattatttatcatggatattagatgctgaaatccatcttgattcaatggatcttggagataccattaaagctgagaataatgcatcccagaaggataaagctaaagccatgatttttctccgtcgtcatcttgacgaaggattgaaaaatgaatatctcacattaaaagatcctgcagatctttggaaagaccttgaagaaaggtacaatcatcagaaaacggtgatacttcctcaagcccggtatgaatggacgcatttgcgtttacaagattttaaatctataaatgaatataattctgcaatgtttcgaatcacctcacgaatgaaattgtgtggggaaaaaataactgatcatgatatgttggagaaaactttctcaaccttccatgcctcgaatgtgctcctgcagcagcagtatcgagaaaaagggtttaaaaaatattctgagttaatttcttacCTTCTTGTTGccgaacgcaacaatgagttgttattgaaaaatcatgaagcgcgcccagctggcgccgccccatttcctgaagtaaatgcggcaaatcattaccccagaagaggtaaatggcaagcttttaataacaagaaaaattatggaaggaaaaagaattatgttcaaaagagaggatctcaccagaagtgggacaAAGAAAGGAATATCGGGCAGAATAAATCAACCGAGGAGAAGTGTTTCCgctgtggtggaaagggccattggtcacgtacctgtcgtaccccaaggcacctagtcgatctttaccaggcatctttgaaaaagaacgacaaaggaaaggaaacaaattttgtttcaaatgatgctgagaactccaccactcattatgatgtatctgatttctttgaggaccctaaaggaaatattggtcatttgatcaatgatggaatagtttaatatgtgggattgtgaagtatatatgtaaataaataatgtaaagaacttattgttaagttttattttctatgtatttaagtttcaaatgtgatgtacataaataatgaaatattaatatgcattttgaaattattaaatgtgtcaaattttaaaataaaattttagtatatgacattattttatgtacagtgtttcttagaaaaataattctgatCAAATACTCAATTTAACTGtgcatactactcattttattattatttgtttttgaagaatggcaaggatatgtaatgaagatgtatgccttgcggatagtgcaagttcgcacactattctcaaaagtgatatatattttacccatcttgtgccaaaagaggaatatgttaatactattattggctcaggcaatgtgatagaaggctccggaagagctgtaattttgtttcctggaggaacaaaatttataataaataatgcactattatctaccaagtctctgaggaacttgttgagtttcaaagatattcgccgaaatggatatcatgttgagacaatgaatgagggaaatcatgagtatttatgtatcacaactcatgattcaaataagaaagttatattagaaaaattaccctctctttcatctgggttgtattataccaagattagtgcaattgaatcacatgccactgtaaaccagaagtttactagaccaaatgaattcataacttggcacgaccgtttgggtcatccgggaacaaccatgatgaggagaattattgaaaactctcatggacattcactaaagaaccagaagattcttaaaactagtgaattttgttgtgctgcatgttctcagggaaagCTAATTTTAAAGCCATCActagtaaagattggatttgagtcccctgaattcctagaaaggattcaaggtgatatatgtggacatattcatccaccatgtggatcttttagatattttatggtcctcatagacgcatcttcgagatggtcacatgtgtgcttattatcttctcgcaacctggcgtttgcgagattactggctcaaattattcgattaaaagcacaatttccagaaaatccaattaaagcaattcgtcttgataatgctggtgaatttacttcccaagcttttgatgcttattgtatggctaatggaataagtgttgaacatccagtagcttatgttcacacacaaaatgggttagcagaatcacttattaagcgcctccaattaatcgctagacccttgcttatgagaacaaatctcccaacctcggtttgggggcatgctattttacatgccgcagcacttattcgtttaaGGCCAACAAGTTatcatcaattctctcctatgcaattagcttttggccagtagccaaatgtttcccatttaagaatatttgggtgtgcaatatatgttcccattgcaccacctaatcgcaccaaaatgggaccccaaagaaaattggggatatatgttggatatgattctccctctatagtgaggtatcttgagatacaaactggtgatgtgtttaaagcccggtttgcggattgtcattttgatgaatcaaaatttccaacattagggggagagaataagcttcctgaaaaggaacttaattggaatgcatcatcgttgatgcatttagatcctcgatcagggcaatgtgaactagaagttcaaaagattatacatttgcaaagaatagcaaatgaattgcctgatgcattttccgatacaaagaggataaccaaatcttatataccagcggaaaatgcctcaattcgaattgacgtcccagtaggacaagtagccactgaagcaaattcacgctagaagcgtggcagggcggaaaatgccccaattcgaattgatgtcccagtaggacaaatagCCACGGAAGCAAATACAcaccagaagcgtggcaggcctgtcggttccaaagataaaaatcctcgaaagagaagagaggtaaatacgattcctgttgaaaaagacatagcaAAGACACcggcagttgtccaaaattctgatataacgccagaagacgttcaggtacctgaaaattgtgaaaatgacgagatctcgataaattatgtctttacaggagagaaatgggaccgaaataagacaattgtcaatgaaatatttgcatataatgtggcattagatatcatgcatgaaagtaaggat includes:
- the LOC130960324 gene encoding uncharacterized protein LOC130960324; this encodes MDLELGITKIAPGSVDAAGIKIARAKSDAEVAPGKDVDPRIARAKSDTNISYSENVNGTEIVSGESDIHDSEIQPAPEISQEDLNVPITPDSPRLIVELPNLEVAIECASRWSKIQKVPIFLHQNLNFDRYCSPKMISFGPIHHHRQNEDPQLGLGQRFKYHWAFHYIEQVAKEKGMQHEEAKLFLYKIVKGHLPKLRKQFRKDVVEMYIDEELEKMLFVDGCALLYFMDTANDKKPELLMLKLDQLMYIWRDIILLENQLPMELLELLTDDCALQLGDSLFNFLLVGQPKKREELSSLPKHDHQESNHLLDYIRSYYSCTGKSQLDVSPGKKVFWPSLLDTLVPSKLRKAFRSLREAHSWHTYKNIGDLRKAGIGVKTSKAEWKWDNISFTSNWFSGQLMLPGIVVDDIALYLFRNLIAYELCPDFSSNFEFCSYFILMDSLIDDAEDVKELRAAGVLQNLLGSDEEVARLFNELGHILPTQLFDAYKYDNRYVEVKRQIDEHYRNTWKTCVAQLRSTYFNIPWSYITFFAAVFALVLTYLQTWYTIHPVK